Proteins from a single region of Hermetia illucens chromosome 3, iHerIll2.2.curated.20191125, whole genome shotgun sequence:
- the LOC119653091 gene encoding uncharacterized protein LOC119653091 yields the protein MHTFSSKIISGIFLILIITKISKVASCKVFTFSDKISDSLSEYTLVRNNTFNCENGSFQFLRMNDTNLIKISGEILQMNEKDYLYLEGMLILPGFARKFDTGKDKVIYFGGPAGQINPRIAATILG from the exons ATGCACACATTCAGTTCTAAAATTATTTCCGGAATTTTTCTAATcttgataataactaaaataagcAAGGTTGCGTCCTGTAAAGTGTTTAcattttcagataaaatttCAGATAGTTTATCCGAGTATACTCTGGTCAGAAATAACACGTTCAACTGTGAAAATGGTTCGTTCCAATTTTT gcGTATGAACGAtacaaatttgatcaaaattagTGGTGAAATATTGCAGATGAATGAGAAGGACTATTTATATTTGGAAGGAATGCTTATTTTGCCTGGATTCGCGAGGAAATTTGATACTGGAAAGGATAAAGTGATCTACT TTGGTGGACCTGCAGGTCAAATCAACCCAAGGATAGCAGCTACCATTTTGGGATAG
- the LOC119652597 gene encoding uncharacterized protein LOC119652597 yields the protein MHLIREEVNAVTKMRTFSCKVVSGVFLVLIITKLINADSCKVFSFSDEFSDSLAGDTLYRNSTFNLEDGSFEFLHLNNTNKIKISGAITELDGEKFLELRGNVELPVFRKYFSTGKDRVFYFGGFHGHGHVHIKLASSVLG from the exons atgcatttaattcgtgAAGAAGTGAATGCAGTCACTAAGATGCGCACATTCAGTTGTAAAGTTGTTTCGGGAGTTTTTCTAGTTTTGATAATAACTAAATTAATCAATGCAGATTCTTGTAAAGTTTTCTCATTTTCGGATGAATTTTCAGATAGTTTAGCCGGGGATACTTTGTACAGAAATAGCACATTCAACCTTGAAGATGgttcatttgaattttt GCATTTGAACAatacaaataaaatcaaaattagtGGTGCAATAACTGAACTGGATGGAGAGAAGTTCTTAGAATTGCGAGGAAACGTTGAGCTACCTGTGTTCAGAAAGTACTTTAGTACTGGAAAAGATAGAGTGTTCTACT TTGGTGGATTTCACGGTCATGGACATGTTCACATAAAATTGGCGAGTTCTGTTTTGGGATAA